Within Vannielia litorea, the genomic segment GGAGCTTGCGCTCGTGGTCTCCGACTTCTGGAAGACCGGCGCCACCCTCGCCTTTTCCCACCGCGACCGCGCCTTCATCCAGGCCGCCCTCTTCGTCGCCGTCGATGCCTCCGAGAAGGCCGGGCTGCTGTTCGGGATCTACAAGTCCTTCGTCGGCGCGACGCCGAGCCAGAGCCTCGTGAAGCTGGCGCAGAAGCTCGCCACGACCGGGGCCAAATACGCCTACCAGCGCTATATCGACGATGACCCCAAGTATTCCGCCGTCGGGCGGGCCGCGGTGCAATACGGCGGCTTTGCCACCGAGTGGCGGGTGCGCGCGGGCACCGGCGACGAGAGCGCCCTGTCCGATTTCACTGCCTGACCCACGGCAGGCCTCACCTGCTCCTGACCGGCGGCGCACAGCCTTTGCGCCGCCGCTCCTTCGCCCTGCCGCAAAAGTGACGCAAGGTCACCACAACGTCAGGGTGAAAAAGCCGTCAGCCGGTCGTCTGTTGGTCGTCTTTTTGCCCCATTTCACCCCCAGCGTCTGCCTAAGGCCACTAGGGGAGCCCGTCATGGAATTTCTGACCTCGATCACTGTCGGACAGGTGATTTCCGCCTTTCTCGTCTGCGTTCTGATCCGCGAAATCCTGTTCACCGTTTCGCACATCCTGCCCGACAGCATCGCCGGTCCCGGTGGCTGGCTGATCGACACGGGGCCCGAGAGCCGCGAGGGCGAATAAGCCCCCGGCTCAGAAGCTCGTCTTGCCCGGCTCGCGCCGGATGAGAACCTGAAGGTCGGCCACATTGGTGCCGGTCCCGCCGGTCATCAGCAGGTCGCCCGAGAGCTTCAGCCCGTTGTAGGCATCATTTCGCGCCAGGTAGTCGGCCGGGCGCTTGCCCGCCGCCGCCAGCCGCGCCAGCGTGCCGTGGTCCACCAGGCCGCCCGCCGCATCGGTGGGGCCGTCGCGGCCATCGGTGCCGCCGGAGAGAAACACCCACTCCCCCGGCCAGCGCGCCAGTTCGGCCACCCGCAGCGCAAGCTGCTGGTTGCGCCCGCCCATGCCGGGGTTCTCGCCCAGCCGCACGGTCGTTTCGCCGCCGAAGAGCGTGATTCCGGGGCCCATGTCGCCCGCGGCCACCACCGCCTGCGCGGCCTCCTCCACATCGCCCTCCAACGGCTCCAGCACCACCCGCGCCCCCGGCGCGGCGCGCTCCATCGCCATCAGGCTCACGCCGTTGGAGCCGATGATCTCGTTCTGCGCCGGCGGCAGCGGCGGCAACTCGGCGGCCTTCACGTCGAGATACGCCCGCACCGAGGCCGGAAGGCTCTCCCAAATGCCAAGCTCCGCGCAAAGCGCGCGCGCCTCGGCCCTTGTGCCGATCGGCGGCGCCGTGGGGCCGGAGGCGATGGTCGACAGGTCGTCGCCCAACACGTCCGAGAGGATCAGCGCACGCACCTCCGCCGGGGCCGCCGCACGCAGAAAGCCGCCGCCCTTCAGCCGCGAGAGTTGCTGGCGCACCAGGTTCATCTTGCGGATGTCGGCGCCGCTCGCCAGCAGCGCCGCATTGACGGCTGCCTTGTCGGCCAGGCTCACGCCCTCCACCGGTGCAGTCAGCAGCGCCGATCCGCCGCCCGAGACCAGCGCCAGCACCCGCTCGCCCTCGCCCGCGCGCGCCAGCATCTCCAGCACCGCCTCGCCCGCCGCCAGCCCGCCCGCATCTGGCACCGGATGGGCGGCCACCATGACCGTCGCGCCCGGCACCTCGCCCGCGTTTTCCGGGTTTGTGACCACCAGCGCGGCCTCCACCGGCCCGACCCGCTCCAGCGCCGCGCGCATCATCGACGGGGCAGCCTTGCCCACCGCGATCACGAAACGCCCCTGCCAGCCCTCGGCCTCCAGCGCCCGCGCCACCGCCGCGCCGGGGTCGGCGGCGGCCACGCCGGCACGGAAAATCAACTCGGCTTCAGCCCGCAGTGCGGAGCGCGCCGCGTGGGCGCTTTCGCTTTCCTCTGTCATGGCGCCACACTCTCTCAAGCGCTCGCCGAGTGCCAGTGTCAAAACGCGCCGCCCCTCGCCTCCCCACCGCCGGATCGGTTAACGTGAATAAAGCGTGAAGGCCCCTTCTCAAGGGTCATTTCACGGTTAACCTAGCGTCACTGCCACGGAGGGTCTGATGGCTCAAGCGGAAGCGAAACAGGAGAGGGTCGAGGTCAGGGTGCTCTGCATCCGGCTCTTTGGCGTCTTTGCCCTGTCCTGGGAGGACGGCGACGAGATCCGCATCCGCTCCACCAAGATTCGCGCCATGCTGGCCATGCTCGCCACCGCGCCCGAGGGCACCCGCACCCGTGCCTGGCTGCAAGACATGCTCTGGGGCCGGTCCGGCCACGAGCACGGCCGCGCCTCCCTGCGCCGGGCGCTGACCGACCTGCGCGGCATCTTCGGCGACGACTTCGCCGAGCTCTTCGAGGTCAACAATTCCGAGGTCCGGCTCCACCTCGAGCGCATCCGCGTCACCGGCACGCTGGAGGATGGCGACTTTCTCGAAGGCACCGAGATCGCCGAGGACGGCTTCGAGGAGTGGATCCAGACCCAGCGCAAATCCAACCGCACCGTGCTCTCCGCCGTGGCCCGCACGCGGCCCGGACGGGTGGCGCAGGAGATCCTCAATCGCGGCCTGCACCTGCACCCCGCCGTGGCGATCCTGCCCTTCGCCACCGCGCGCGGCTACCAGGGCCCGGTGCAGCTGGGCGACATGATCTCCGAGGAGATCAGCCGCGCCCTCTCGCGCAGCCACATGCTCGACGTGATCTCCCATCTCTCCTGCCGCACGCTGGATGCCCGCTCGGTGGCGCTGGAGGAGATCCGCGACAAGCTCGACGCCGATTACGTGGTTGCCGGCAACTACCGCACCCAGGGCGACCGGATGACCCTGAACGCCGATTTCATCGACATCAAGACCGGCCGCATCAGCTGGACCCGCGAAATGTCGAGCTCGCTGTCCGACTTCCTGCGCGGCGGCGACGAGCTGGTCGGCGGGCTCGCCGGCGAGATCGGCCGCGCGGTGATGGACACCTCGCTCGACCTCGCGGCTGCCGCGCCCCTGCCCGATGTCGACAGCCACGCCCTGCTGATGAGCTCCATCACCCTGATGCACCGGCTCTCGGTGCAGAGCTTCGCCAAGTCCAAGACCTATCTCGAACAGGTCATCGAGCGAGTGCCAGACAGCGCCGTGCTGCACGGCTGGATGGGCAAGTGGCACGTGCTCTCCGTGGTGCAGGGCTGGTCGTCGCGGCTCGATGAAGACACCGCCACCGCCCGCGACTTCACCGCCCGCGCGCTCGATATCCAGCCCGACAACTCCTTCGCCCTCACCATGGACGGGCTGGTCAACAACAACCTGCTCAAGCGCCACGATGTCGCCATGCGCCGCTTCGACGAG encodes:
- a CDS encoding glycerate kinase type-2 family protein, producing the protein MTEESESAHAARSALRAEAELIFRAGVAAADPGAAVARALEAEGWQGRFVIAVGKAAPSMMRAALERVGPVEAALVVTNPENAGEVPGATVMVAAHPVPDAGGLAAGEAVLEMLARAGEGERVLALVSGGGSALLTAPVEGVSLADKAAVNAALLASGADIRKMNLVRQQLSRLKGGGFLRAAAPAEVRALILSDVLGDDLSTIASGPTAPPIGTRAEARALCAELGIWESLPASVRAYLDVKAAELPPLPPAQNEIIGSNGVSLMAMERAAPGARVVLEPLEGDVEEAAQAVVAAGDMGPGITLFGGETTVRLGENPGMGGRNQQLALRVAELARWPGEWVFLSGGTDGRDGPTDAAGGLVDHGTLARLAAAGKRPADYLARNDAYNGLKLSGDLLMTGGTGTNVADLQVLIRREPGKTSF